A window from Candidatus Hydrogenedentota bacterium encodes these proteins:
- a CDS encoding aminodeoxychorismate/anthranilate synthase component II gives MIIIVDNYDSFTYNLVQYFGELDNDVRVFRNDAIDVAGIDALRPDGIVVSPGPCTPYEAGISMEVIRELGPRYPTLGVCLGHQSIGAVFGGDVVRAGVIMHGKVSTIRHNGNPFFAGVDNPFTATRYHSLVIKRDTCPPCLDITAETEDGVIMAVAHREFPIWGVQYHPESILTPCGKTMIRNFMGFTKK, from the coding sequence ATGATCATCATCGTGGACAACTACGACAGCTTCACCTACAACCTGGTGCAGTACTTTGGCGAGCTGGACAACGACGTGCGGGTCTTCCGCAACGACGCCATTGACGTCGCGGGCATTGACGCGCTGCGGCCCGACGGCATCGTCGTGTCGCCCGGGCCGTGCACGCCCTACGAGGCGGGCATCTCGATGGAGGTCATCCGCGAGCTCGGCCCCCGCTACCCCACCCTCGGCGTGTGCCTCGGCCACCAGAGCATCGGCGCCGTCTTCGGCGGCGACGTCGTCCGCGCGGGCGTCATCATGCACGGCAAGGTCAGCACCATCCGCCACAACGGAAACCCCTTCTTCGCCGGGGTGGACAACCCCTTCACCGCCACGCGCTACCACTCACTGGTCATCAAGCGCGACACCTGCCCCCCCTGCCTCGACATCACCGCCGAGACCGAGGACGGGGTCATCATGGCCGTGGCGCACCGGGAGTTCCCCATCTGGGGCGTGCAGTACCACCCCGAGAGCATC
- the trpE gene encoding anthranilate synthase component I yields the protein MTYPDLETFRGLARPNAVIPVCREILADLETPVTAYLKLSRGQDFSFLLESVEKADTIGQYSFLGAHPSIVFRSKGRDGVILRDGKEERFTSDNPLNELRALLKQYEPVAVPGLPAFHGGAVGYIGYDQVRFFEKLPDANPDPLNLPDLCFMITDTIVIFNHVKNKIQIVSNAHVDGPADAVYNEALRKIHEIEQRLRGPLVVSTERLHNAVGDVPVESNFTRGAFCEAVEKAKEYICAGDIFQVVLSQRFRRPVGASPVNLYRALRCINPSPYMLLLQFPDFALVGSSPEVMTRATGGTAMVRPIAGTRRRGATPEEDLALERELMADEKERAEHIMLVDLGRNDIGRISDPGTVAPVEGRLMVVERYSHVMHIVSEVAGRLRADCDAFDALAHTFPMGTVSGAPKIRAMEIIDELEPERRGPYAGGCGYISYDGQMDTCILIRTMVVKDGAAYLQAGAGIVYDSDPDREYEETVNKAMALFKAVDFAEKGLES from the coding sequence ATGACCTACCCCGACCTCGAAACCTTCCGCGGCCTGGCCCGCCCCAACGCCGTGATCCCGGTCTGCCGCGAGATTCTCGCGGACCTCGAGACCCCCGTCACCGCCTACCTCAAGCTCTCGCGCGGCCAGGACTTCTCCTTCCTCCTGGAGAGCGTGGAGAAGGCCGACACCATCGGCCAGTACTCCTTCCTCGGCGCGCATCCGTCCATCGTGTTCCGGTCCAAGGGCCGCGACGGCGTCATTCTGCGCGACGGCAAAGAGGAGCGCTTCACGTCCGACAACCCGCTCAACGAGCTGCGCGCCCTGCTGAAACAGTACGAGCCCGTGGCCGTGCCGGGGCTGCCCGCCTTCCACGGCGGCGCGGTCGGCTACATCGGCTACGACCAGGTGCGCTTCTTCGAGAAGCTGCCCGACGCCAACCCCGACCCGCTCAACCTGCCCGACCTCTGCTTCATGATCACGGACACCATCGTGATCTTCAACCATGTGAAGAACAAGATCCAGATCGTGTCCAACGCCCATGTGGACGGCCCGGCGGACGCGGTGTACAACGAGGCCCTGCGCAAGATCCACGAGATCGAGCAGCGCCTGCGCGGGCCGCTGGTGGTGAGCACCGAGCGCCTGCACAACGCGGTCGGCGACGTGCCGGTGGAGTCCAACTTCACCCGCGGGGCCTTCTGCGAGGCCGTAGAGAAGGCGAAGGAGTACATCTGCGCGGGCGACATCTTCCAGGTCGTCCTCTCGCAGCGCTTCCGCCGCCCCGTCGGCGCGAGCCCCGTCAACCTCTACCGCGCCCTGCGCTGCATCAACCCGTCCCCCTACATGCTGCTCCTCCAGTTCCCCGACTTCGCCCTGGTGGGGTCGAGCCCCGAGGTGATGACCCGGGCCACCGGCGGCACCGCCATGGTGCGGCCCATCGCGGGCACCCGCCGGCGCGGCGCCACGCCGGAGGAGGACCTCGCCCTCGAGCGCGAGCTCATGGCCGACGAGAAGGAGCGCGCCGAGCACATCATGCTGGTGGACCTCGGGCGCAACGACATCGGCCGCATCAGCGACCCGGGCACCGTGGCGCCGGTCGAGGGGCGGCTCATGGTCGTCGAGCGCTACTCCCACGTCATGCACATCGTCAGCGAGGTCGCCGGAAGGCTCCGCGCCGACTGCGACGCCTTCGACGCCCTGGCGCACACCTTCCCCATGGGCACCGTGAGCGGCGCGCCGAAGATCCGGGCCATGGAGATCATTGACGAGCTCGAGCCCGAGCGGCGCGGGCCCTACGCGGGCGGCTGCGGCTACATCAGCTACGACGGCCAGATGGACACCTGCATCCTCATCCGCACCATGGTCGTCAAGGACGGCGCGGCCTACCTACAGGCGGGCGCGGGCATCGTCTACGACAGCGACCCGGACCGCGAGTACGAGGAGACGGTGAACAAGGCGATGGCGCTGTTCAAGGCCGTGGACTTCGCCGAGAAAGGGCTCGAGTCATGA
- the hisF gene encoding imidazole glycerol phosphate synthase subunit HisF, with product MLCKRVIPCLDVADGRVVKGVQFLGLRDAGDPVEIARRYDEEKADEIVFLDIRASTDNRETMLDVVRRTAEQVFMPLCVGGGIRTIDDIRRMLNAGADKVSINTPAIENPDFIDRAASRFGAQCIVVAIDAKRRAPEEGGGYYVKSHGGRDGGRATRLEPVAWAKEAERRGAGEILLTCMDCDGMKDGYDIALTREVADSVGIPVIASGGAGNLDHLRAALQEGGADAALAASIFHFQEHTIREAKEYLARHGVSVRL from the coding sequence ATGCTCTGCAAACGTGTCATTCCCTGCCTTGACGTCGCGGACGGCCGCGTCGTCAAGGGGGTCCAGTTTCTCGGCCTGCGCGACGCCGGGGACCCGGTGGAGATCGCCCGCCGCTACGACGAGGAGAAGGCGGACGAGATCGTCTTCCTGGACATCCGCGCCTCGACGGACAACCGGGAGACCATGCTCGACGTGGTCCGCCGCACGGCGGAGCAGGTGTTCATGCCCCTGTGCGTGGGCGGCGGCATCCGCACGATTGACGACATCCGCCGCATGCTGAACGCCGGGGCGGACAAGGTCTCCATCAACACGCCGGCCATCGAGAACCCGGACTTCATTGACCGGGCCGCGTCCCGATTCGGCGCGCAGTGCATCGTCGTGGCGATTGACGCGAAGAGGCGCGCCCCGGAGGAGGGCGGCGGCTACTATGTGAAGAGCCACGGCGGGCGCGACGGCGGCCGGGCCACGCGGCTGGAGCCGGTGGCCTGGGCGAAGGAGGCCGAGCGGCGCGGCGCGGGCGAAATCCTGCTCACCTGCATGGACTGCGACGGCATGAAGGACGGCTACGACATCGCCCTGACGCGGGAAGTCGCCGACAGCGTGGGCATCCCCGTGATCGCCAGCGGCGGCGCGGGAAACCTGGACCACCTGCGCGCGGCGCTGCAGGAGGGCGGGGCGGACGCCGCCCTGGCCGCCTCGATTTTCCACTTCCAGGAGCACACGATCCGGGAGGCGAAGGAATATCTTGCACGGCACGGCGTGTCTGTGCGATTGTAA